From Pseudoalteromonas sp. Scap06:
TTCACCATTTATTTGCAGTACAGCAATGCTTGGCAACAGCGCTAAAATAATCGGTGTTGCAAAACAATGTACCGTGCACATTAACGAAAGCCCAATGGCAAACTTATCTGCTGTCGTTTGAGTCAGCTTCATTATTTATCCTTCTTTTTAATTGTGTTAGCGGTACTTTGCTGACACCCAAAGCAAACACCTGAGATTTCTAGTTGCGAAGTTGTTGGCGCAAACCCTCTTATTTTAAGTTGTTTAAACAAATACTTAGCCGAATTATCAAGGTCTTTCACCTCACTTGCTTTATTACAAGAGCTACAAATTAAAAACATCGATAGTTGATGCTCTCTATCATCATTAACGTGACTGCACGGTATAAACTTATTTTCTAACTTTAATCTATGTACCAGACCTACCGACTCTAAAAAGCCTAATATCCGATAAACGGACATTGCCAAAATCGGTGTATTTATTTGCTTATTATATTGATCTGTTAACTCATAAGCAGACAAAGGTTTATTTGCTTGCAATAGAATTTCAAATACCTGCTGACGTTTTGGCGTTAATTTTTTTTCAGAGGCTTCACATCTTTTTATCGCAAAGCCAACCATCTCTTTAAATTGCTGTTTATTCATATTACCCACACTAACCAAGTGAGCTGGCGTTTTAACTTTGCCATCCTTGTTGCCAATGCCTCCGTTGTGGTTTTATCTAAAAATGTATTAACTAGAGATAAATAAATGTAACAACTAACTTTTGCTTCACAACAAACAACTCACCCACAAACAACACCTAAACAATGACAATAAATATTTAAAGCACTGAATTTATATAGGTTATGTAGCCAAATTGTATGCCCTGAATGATTTTTAGTTAATTAACTATTGATACAATATAACATTTCAAGCACAATTGATACAATATAACATTCGCAAAGGAATTCAAATGACACGAAAATCTCAATTAGCTGTTTTGATAGCTGCTTTATTACCTGCAAGTGTGCTTGCAAATACCATCGAAGGTGTTGTTTTAAACAACCAAGGTAAAGTGGTGACCAACGCAACTGTAGAAGTTGAAGGCTCAGATATAACAGCAGTAACAGATGCAAGCGGTAAGTTCGTAATAACTGATTTAAAAAGTGGTTTAAAAGAACTTCATATTACCGCCCCTGGTTATGCCCACCTGCATCGAGATATCACATTTAGTGATGATAAAAGCCAGTCAATTACCTTTAAGTTAGAACGTTCACCCATTGAAGTAATTGATATTGAAGCGACGCCTATTCACATGTCGGCAATGGAATCCTCGTCTCCCGTTAGC
This genomic window contains:
- a CDS encoding Fur family transcriptional regulator; its protein translation is MNKQQFKEMVGFAIKRCEASEKKLTPKRQQVFEILLQANKPLSAYELTDQYNKQINTPILAMSVYRILGFLESVGLVHRLKLENKFIPCSHVNDDREHQLSMFLICSSCNKASEVKDLDNSAKYLFKQLKIRGFAPTTSQLEISGVCFGCQQSTANTIKKKDK